Proteins encoded within one genomic window of Methanobrevibacter ruminantium:
- a CDS encoding MTAP family purine nucleoside phosphorylase: MIGIIGGSGVEEIGELADSIEKITVDTEYGSVEVSLLSIEDKTVAFLPRHSAGHTCPPHKINFKANIMALKEIGVTQIMATNAVGSLDLDIGPGSIVLPDDFLDFTVNRDRTFYDNEVIHIDMTEPFCNRLRGTILANSGCVDGKVVDGGTIVCTEGPRFETPAEIKMFGILGGSIVGMTTLPEAVLAREKEMCYVPIAVVSNYSTSISPTKLDTKEVLDIMAQKKGELINLLFDTIKDLSKECDCECHHVLDDAHM; encoded by the coding sequence ATGATTGGAATTATTGGTGGTAGTGGAGTAGAAGAAATAGGTGAATTGGCAGATTCTATAGAAAAAATAACTGTTGATACAGAATACGGTTCTGTTGAGGTTTCTCTTTTAAGCATTGAGGACAAGACAGTTGCTTTCTTGCCAAGACACTCTGCAGGTCACACTTGTCCTCCACATAAAATCAATTTTAAGGCAAACATCATGGCACTTAAGGAGATAGGTGTTACTCAAATCATGGCTACAAATGCTGTAGGTTCACTTGATTTGGATATTGGTCCCGGATCCATTGTTCTCCCAGATGACTTTTTGGATTTCACTGTAAATAGGGATAGAACTTTCTATGACAATGAGGTTATTCACATTGACATGACCGAACCTTTCTGCAATAGATTGAGAGGAACTATTTTAGCTAATTCCGGATGTGTTGATGGAAAGGTTGTTGATGGAGGAACCATTGTCTGTACAGAAGGGCCACGATTTGAAACTCCTGCTGAAATTAAGATGTTTGGCATACTTGGAGGATCAATTGTTGGCATGACTACATTACCTGAAGCAGTTCTTGCAAGGGAAAAGGAAATGTGTTATGTTCCTATAGCTGTTGTTTCCAATTATTCCACTTCTATTTCCCCTACTAAATTAGATACAAAAGAAGTCTTGGATATTATGGCTCAAAAGAAAGGGGAATTGATTAACTTATTGTTTGATACAATTAAGGACTTATCAAAAGAGTGTGATTGTGAGTGTCATCATGTTTTAGATGATGCACACATGTAA
- a CDS encoding archease — MDNNESKLNGYDYFDVTADIGFHAYGKSLNEAYENAGLAMFNVITDISKVKKEESREFEIVSEDLVSLLYDYLEELLFLQDTEFLFFSDFKVNIEKIADDKSSNLENYKLTCFACGEEIDWNVHSPKSEVKAITFHKMCVKEDDGVFKLRAILDL, encoded by the coding sequence ATGGATAATAATGAATCAAAATTAAATGGATACGATTATTTTGATGTCACTGCAGACATTGGATTTCATGCCTATGGGAAATCTCTAAATGAGGCATACGAAAATGCAGGACTCGCTATGTTCAATGTTATAACAGATATAAGCAAGGTAAAAAAAGAGGAATCTAGAGAATTTGAAATAGTTTCAGAGGATTTGGTTTCCCTTTTATATGATTATTTAGAAGAGCTCTTATTCCTTCAGGATACAGAGTTCCTGTTCTTTTCTGATTTTAAAGTGAATATTGAAAAAATAGCTGATGATAAATCTTCCAATCTAGAGAATTATAAATTGACTTGTTTTGCTTGTGGTGAAGAAATAGATTGGAATGTTCATAGCCCAAAATCTGAAGTTAAGGCTATCACTTTTCATAAGATGTGTGTAAAAGAAGATGATGGTGTCTTTAAGCTTAGAGCTATCTTAGACTTATGA
- a CDS encoding RtcB family protein — MSVKENLEKVRDNVWELPSSYKKEMRVPGRLYLDDESVKDIEEGALEQVANVACMPGIQGVSIAMPDIHFGYGFSIGGVGAFNYNNGVVSPGGVGFDINCGVRMLRTNLTEDEIKPKLKELTEVLFKNIPSGVGSKGQIRLKDNEINEVLDYGAWWAVERGFGWEDDLKFLEENGRMKDAESAIVSDKAKKRGIPQLGSLGSGNHFLEVQKIEEIYDETVAKAFGLEAGSIAIMIHSGSRGCGHQICSDYLRQMDKAYRNYKINIPDRQLACAPIDSKEAQGYLKAMAAGANYAWANRQMMSHWVRESFEEVFSRSADDMGMSTIYDVAHNIAKKEVHKVKGSHMEVLVHRKGATRAFGPGRREIPKEYRSVGQPVLIPGTMGTASYILHGTDVAMEETFGSTAHGAGRVLSRTAAKEQFTAEGIKKELNSKGIHVKANSAPVLAEEAPGAYKNVDSVVKTSHDAGIAKLVAKVVPLAVTKG; from the coding sequence ATGTCAGTTAAAGAAAATCTTGAAAAGGTAAGAGACAATGTATGGGAACTCCCAAGTAGCTATAAAAAGGAAATGAGAGTTCCTGGAAGATTGTATCTTGATGATGAATCCGTTAAGGATATTGAAGAGGGGGCTCTTGAGCAGGTGGCAAATGTAGCTTGCATGCCAGGTATTCAAGGTGTATCAATAGCTATGCCAGACATTCACTTTGGATATGGTTTCAGCATTGGTGGTGTAGGAGCTTTCAATTACAATAATGGTGTTGTAAGTCCTGGAGGAGTAGGTTTTGACATTAACTGTGGAGTTAGAATGCTTAGAACTAACTTAACAGAAGATGAAATCAAGCCTAAGCTTAAGGAACTTACTGAAGTATTATTTAAGAACATTCCATCAGGTGTAGGAAGTAAAGGTCAAATCAGACTTAAGGACAATGAGATCAATGAGGTTTTAGACTATGGTGCTTGGTGGGCTGTAGAACGTGGATTCGGTTGGGAAGACGACCTTAAGTTCTTGGAAGAAAACGGTAGAATGAAGGATGCTGAATCTGCTATTGTAAGTGATAAGGCTAAAAAGAGAGGAATTCCTCAATTAGGTTCATTAGGTTCTGGAAACCACTTCCTTGAAGTTCAAAAGATTGAAGAGATTTATGATGAAACTGTGGCAAAGGCATTTGGTCTTGAAGCAGGATCAATAGCCATTATGATTCACAGTGGTTCAAGAGGATGTGGACACCAAATCTGCAGTGACTATTTAAGACAAATGGATAAGGCTTATAGAAATTATAAAATAAATATTCCTGATAGGCAATTGGCATGTGCACCTATTGATTCCAAAGAGGCACAAGGTTACTTAAAGGCTATGGCTGCTGGTGCTAATTATGCATGGGCAAATCGTCAAATGATGTCCCATTGGGTTAGAGAATCATTTGAAGAAGTGTTTTCCCGCAGTGCTGATGATATGGGCATGAGCACCATTTACGATGTTGCACACAACATCGCTAAAAAGGAAGTTCATAAGGTAAAAGGTTCCCATATGGAAGTGCTTGTTCACAGAAAAGGGGCTACTCGCGCATTCGGTCCTGGAAGACGTGAAATTCCTAAGGAATACCGTTCTGTAGGTCAGCCTGTATTGATTCCAGGAACTATGGGTACAGCTTCTTACATATTGCATGGTACTGATGTTGCTATGGAAGAGACCTTCGGTTCAACTGCTCACGGTGCAGGAAGGGTCTTATCAAGAACTGCAGCTAAAGAACAATTCACTGCAGAAGGAATCAAGAAGGAATTAAACTCAAAAGGAATTCATGTAAAAGCAAATTCCGCTCCAGTTTTAGCTGAAGAGGCACCTGGTGCATACAAGAATGTTGATTCAGTTGTTAAAACATCTCACGATGCAGGAATTGCTAAATTAGTTGCAAAAGTTGTTCCTTTAGCAGTTACAAAAGGATAA
- a CDS encoding 6-hydroxymethylpterin diphosphokinase MptE-like protein yields the protein MDFNEWGGWYKEILDTLGFSREGDENTAALLDKILDEKGCLTIEEFSDEIMEKKDTSKFIVVGAGPSIKKHIKYVKENYDLNDYLIVSADGATTAMLEDDLVPDIVATDLDGKMDDLLAANSLGSYFVVHAHGDNEELIVKWTTSFDKILGTTQSKPVGHLYNFGGFTDGDRAMFFTLALGCEEMVLAGMDFGTNVTKYSRPNIEGATGPADEIKTKKLIFAERLLAWIKENTDVKVINLVDIDK from the coding sequence ATGGATTTTAATGAATGGGGAGGATGGTATAAGGAAATTCTTGATACTCTTGGATTTTCAAGAGAAGGGGATGAGAACACTGCAGCATTGTTGGATAAGATTCTTGATGAGAAAGGTTGCTTGACAATTGAGGAATTCTCTGATGAGATTATGGAGAAAAAAGACACTTCAAAATTCATTGTTGTTGGTGCGGGCCCTTCCATAAAGAAGCATATTAAATATGTAAAGGAAAATTATGACTTGAATGATTATCTTATTGTTTCTGCAGATGGTGCCACTACTGCAATGCTTGAAGATGATCTTGTTCCAGACATTGTTGCTACTGACTTAGACGGCAAAATGGATGATTTGTTGGCTGCAAATTCATTAGGGTCTTATTTTGTCGTTCATGCTCATGGAGACAATGAAGAGCTCATTGTGAAGTGGACCACTAGCTTTGATAAGATTCTCGGAACCACCCAATCCAAACCTGTAGGTCATTTATACAACTTTGGTGGATTTACTGATGGTGATAGGGCAATGTTCTTCACTCTTGCATTAGGATGTGAGGAAATGGTTCTTGCAGGAATGGATTTTGGAACAAATGTAACCAAATATTCAAGGCCTAACATTGAAGGGGCAACAGGTCCTGCAGATGAGATTAAAACCAAAAAGCTAATCTTTGCAGAAAGATTGCTTGCTTGGATAAAGGAAAATACTGATGTAAAAGTGATTAATTTGGTTGACATTGACAAATAA
- a CDS encoding ORC1-type DNA replication protein produces the protein MAIEDILMGDETLFQNINAFNPDYMPENFNFRDSQMGGMAMCIRPAIQGGRPTNSVIMGSCATGKTTALKKVFELVEHTTDKVVCCYINCQLHTTRFGIFSQIHKKLFGHQPPETGVPFSRVYEKVMNKLSADNKTLVVAFDDVNYLFQTPHANKIFYDILRAYEEFEGVRTGIFAILSDLEFRYALDKNVNTVFIPQDITFQPYTYSEIFSILQDRARAGFYPGVISDEIIEEIANHTIEVGDLRVGIDLLRVCGNIAEANASRSITLEHVEEAISKQGSINLMETINSLNDIERTLLRAVVDSDEILTAGDLSKQFKEEAGVSYATFNRTLEKLEFLRLVDTKFTGKGVRGNSREIILRFAPEDIKRCNL, from the coding sequence ATGGCAATAGAAGATATTTTGATGGGAGATGAAACATTATTCCAAAACATAAATGCATTTAATCCTGATTATATGCCTGAAAACTTTAATTTTAGGGACAGCCAAATGGGAGGAATGGCTATGTGCATTAGACCAGCCATTCAAGGCGGTCGCCCTACCAATTCAGTGATTATGGGATCATGCGCTACAGGGAAAACAACAGCGCTTAAAAAGGTTTTTGAATTGGTTGAACACACCACTGATAAGGTGGTTTGCTGTTACATTAATTGTCAATTGCACACAACACGTTTTGGAATCTTTTCTCAAATTCATAAAAAATTATTTGGACATCAACCTCCAGAAACTGGAGTTCCTTTTTCAAGAGTGTATGAAAAAGTCATGAACAAGCTTTCTGCTGACAATAAAACATTGGTTGTTGCTTTCGATGATGTTAATTACTTATTCCAAACTCCACATGCAAATAAAATATTTTATGATATTTTAAGGGCTTATGAAGAATTTGAAGGAGTAAGAACAGGTATTTTTGCAATTCTTTCAGATTTGGAATTCAGATATGCTCTTGACAAGAATGTAAATACTGTATTCATTCCTCAAGACATTACATTCCAGCCATACACATATTCTGAAATATTCAGCATTCTTCAAGATAGGGCTAGAGCGGGATTCTATCCTGGAGTGATTTCAGATGAAATCATTGAAGAAATAGCTAATCACACAATTGAAGTGGGGGATTTAAGGGTTGGAATTGACCTTCTTAGAGTATGTGGTAATATTGCAGAGGCAAATGCAAGCAGATCCATTACTTTAGAGCATGTTGAAGAAGCAATATCCAAACAAGGTTCCATTAATTTGATGGAAACCATAAATTCCTTAAATGACATTGAAAGGACTTTGCTTAGAGCAGTTGTTGATAGTGATGAAATCTTAACTGCTGGGGACTTGTCTAAACAGTTTAAGGAAGAGGCAGGAGTTAGTTATGCTACATTCAACAGGACTCTTGAAAAACTTGAATTCTTAAGATTGGTGGACACTAAGTTCACTGGAAAAGGAGTTAGAGGAAATTCAAGAGAAATCATTTTAAGATTTGCTCCTGAGGATATTAAACGCTGCAATCTTTAG
- the surE gene encoding 5'/3'-nucleotidase SurE produces the protein MKNILISNDDGVLGPGILANKQALEEFANVTVVAPQENNSAVGRKVNIMKHMYLKEYELADGNMAYGLSGTPADSVNVGINYVCDEKPDLVVTGINPGINISRFQITTSGTVCAALEAVGLGVPAIACSLFLDDDCFKQDEEGNWYVDTDYSFAQEILVKVVKKVLDEGLPEGVDLFNLNIPSKPLSDKIKITTLADRMLDFNILERVDDEGNDAVMNVPQLIEEYEEGTDGYCLLVERRPSLTPLSVNFGGKITGLEDWEF, from the coding sequence CAGGCACTTGAAGAGTTTGCAAATGTTACTGTCGTAGCTCCTCAAGAGAATAACAGTGCTGTAGGTCGCAAAGTCAATATCATGAAGCATATGTATTTAAAAGAGTATGAATTGGCTGATGGAAACATGGCTTATGGATTGTCTGGAACTCCCGCGGATTCTGTCAATGTAGGTATTAATTATGTTTGTGATGAAAAGCCAGATCTTGTTGTAACTGGAATCAATCCTGGAATCAACATAAGCAGATTCCAAATCACTACATCAGGTACAGTTTGTGCAGCACTTGAAGCAGTTGGACTTGGAGTGCCTGCAATTGCATGTTCATTGTTCTTGGATGATGATTGCTTTAAGCAGGATGAAGAGGGAAATTGGTATGTTGATACAGATTATAGCTTTGCCCAAGAGATTCTTGTTAAAGTGGTTAAAAAGGTTTTGGATGAAGGTCTTCCTGAAGGAGTTGACCTCTTTAACTTGAATATTCCTTCCAAGCCATTGTCTGATAAGATTAAGATAACAACTCTTGCAGATAGGATGCTTGATTTTAATATTCTTGAGAGAGTCGATGATGAGGGGAATGATGCAGTCATGAATGTTCCTCAATTGATTGAAGAATATGAAGAGGGAACCGACGGATACTGCTTATTGGTTGAAAGAAGACCTAGTTTGACTCCTTTAAGTGTTAATTTTGGAGGCAAAATAACTGGATTGGAAGATTGGGAATTTTGA